The following is a genomic window from Bombina bombina isolate aBomBom1 chromosome 3, aBomBom1.pri, whole genome shotgun sequence.
GAGGCATGACATCTGGGACAAAAGGTGTTATATATACACAGCTTCCTGATTACTTGACATTTCAACTGTGTGGAGGTAAGAgcaaaaggaaataaactgatACGTACATTTATTTTATTGCAAACATCTAGAGTTTGAATTTTAGACATTAAAGTATTATTATGCCAATTTTTCATCCATCTAAAAGGCAACATTTCAGGATCTATTAAATGGCTTAAACATGCATGttcttgtgctgaataaaccaactttttcttGTCAGGGTTTTGGGGGCTTTATGTGAGTGTTGTACCTATAAATCAGTAAACTTTAATACAGTAGTACACACACATAATTCCTGCTAGCTTCAATTGTTGTTTAAGTTACATTGGATTCTTTGTGGAAAAATAGCATATTAAATTGCTATTCTTCTGTGAGTAGTTTTTAGTAAGATGACCCTGTATGGGGATAATTTTTAAGGGAGAGAACTTGTAAAGAACTGAATTTAAAAATGACTTTTAAGTCTGTAATGGGAAATTATGTTGGTAAAATACAAAGGATGATATAAAGGCAAAAGAAGCAGGGCAAATGATTTAGTGTAGAAGCTAtcataatacatttaaagggacattaaacacattttgcttttgtgtaaatattgtgctTATCTCATACTCCTTATGGAAGTCAAGAAACAAACTAGGTTTTCTTCAAAACGCTGAAAATAAATTTCTGGTTTGGGCAATTTTCTGCATTTTGAAGACTTTGCTTTTTGCTCTCCGAAAGGAGCTTAGGACAAGCACAAATTTGACAAAATAACAAGATGTGTTGTTTAAtggctttttaaatatattaacaccctAGGGTTGACATTCAgtcagtatttttaaggttcaggtcaaaattACAGATAAAGATTAAGGATAGCATTAAAGATGCTATCATATTCTAAATATattagaatctaattataaacaaatgtgTGTTGAAAATCAGGCCTAGCACCTTTACTTGATTTATGCTGTATCAttttttatgcaaatgtatgctaatgagtacagtctgtatttttttacagaaaaggggGAAACCCTATCACACACTCAATTTACCGTATATTGTGCTGTTTTATGCATTGTATACTCTTTAAACCCAATTCAGTCATTAATCAAATCTTAGCAGCCATTTACAGAAATGATTCAGTTCACAAGACACGAATAATAACTTAAATGGGTTTTATTGTATATAGTGTGAAAAATGgataggtataaaaaaaaaatattactaacctctgtcttttatatttttaatagccTCTCCACAAATCAAATTATGTCACTTTAGCCTCTTTCTTGttatttaactttatatatatattagtcttaTGTAAGAGACACTAAATATTGCTCAATCATAGTACAGAGTAATAAATGATTTTATAAACATGTTTGGCAGAAAAGGTATGAAAAACATGAATATTTCCTatataaattagaaaactgttgaTTTCGTTATATACAGAGCTAGCTTATTTTTGTATGAGCTGTGATCAGAGCAAAAACCTAATTTCACTATGATAAAGCtttttcagctgtaattttccctatcttttattatttaatttacagcagagaaaaaaaatatcactatagtttactagccaAAGGAGAAAAGTTACTAGTTCAGTGAGAAAAGTTACTAGTCTACTCCAATTTCTTACTCGCTCAGGACTAGTGGAAATTtttaggtatacagtatatatagtaaaaTAGAAATTCTTTTACGTTATATCTTAATACTAATATTACAAATCCAATTACCTAAAATCCAATGAtctatatgatatattttttactGAGTATAGCATTTAGTTTATTATCACAATTTGTATTTTTGTCTGCTTTATCTTTATCTCTTTTGAGATATACCAATTTCTATACATTAGTTGATCAAATCCAGAAGTGTATTAACTTTAGGTGTCATAATTGTTTTATTGTTGATAGATTTAATTACAAGTgaaaactgttttttaaaatattttccatcGCTTTACACTAAACCTTATTTTCATACTTTCAGAAATGATGAAGATCTTCATATAATCTATGTACAAACTTCTATTTGGTATTTTTGTGATGTCTGTGTTTGTATTATTGATCTCAACTGCATTATATGATGATTATTTATTGTTTACTGAACTATAAATAGCATGTGCTGCTActtgtatgtatttttttgttgttccAATGGGTTTGCTATTCATTTTAATAGTATTTAGTTGTGGTTTAGATGTTAGCAGTATGATGGACATTTTTACCATCACAAGGGACCCTGATTAATCTAAACTTAAGTTTATAATGTAATTGCCAGTGTTTGAGTTATGTGAATTTCGTTATCTTTTCATGAAATAGAAAGATATCTAGATAGTTAaaaatggatgatagatagatggatagatagatggataggtagatagatagatgatagatagatagatagatagatagacagacagacaggcggaTGGATGGACATAAAGGaccgacagatagacagacagacagacagacagacagacagatagatagatagatagatagatagatagatgatagatagatagatagatagatagatatatagatatacagacattATTGCATGGTCTGTTCTAGGTTATATCACAATTTGTCACCTATTTAATTAGACATTAAAAGTAAATTAATTCAAATAAAACTACAGTTTTAATGTACTGAACACTTTCAGCATTTTTAATATACCCTATAGATAATTAtaaagaataaaagtataacataaaaacaataaagaaaaaaatatgcaaaatgaaTATTATATTTAgctaaaatgtatatacatttataaaggaCTTATAGCTCATTTTAGGTGAGTTACCATTTCTTATTAATACAGAAGATATTTGGTTTATATTTCAGTAACTGTTCTATATTTGTGACAAAGGCTACAATTTGCAATGGAAATCCGCCTTCTTCTCAAAGCCCTTGGCTTCATCCTTTTGGTGGTTATCGGAATACCTGGTAATGTTTTCATTCTTCTGAAATTTGCTTACATCAAAATAATAGAGAGGAAGCTTTTGCCAGCTAATGTCATACTGATGGTCCTGGCATCATCAAACGTTCTTGTTATTTTCTCCCGTGTTATTCCCCAGGCTCTGGATGCCATAGGAGTAGAGAATTTACTTGATGACACTGAATGTAAACTTGTCCTGTTCACCTATAGAGTAAGTCGGGCAATGTCCATCTGTATTACTAGTTACCTTAGTTGTCATCAGTGTGTTCTTATTGCTCCAGTAACAAGGAATTGGATATACATTAAAGAAAAGTTAACTCGGAGTGTTTCATTTATTATTACTCTAATCTTGTGCATGAACCTAAGTCTCTATACTTCAGCTCTTTTGTATGGAAAAGCCAGAATGAACTCTACCACCTCACCTTATGTATTGCGTCTAGTATACTGTAATGCTGATTTTCTGACCTACATTTCTTTCCTGATCAATGGACTGGTATCTGTAGTTCGCGAAATCATATTCCTGGTTCTGATGACCGTATCAAGCAGTTACATGATCTTCATCTTACATCGCCATGGTAAATCCATGAAAGGCATGCGTAGTTCTGACAAGAGTCAAACCAAGACAATAGAATACAAGGCCTCAAGGGCTGTATTATTACTTGTTGCTCTGTATGTGCTATTGTATGGCATGGACAATTCCATGTGGATCTACACGTTATCTCTGTCCAGTGTTAGCCCTGAAATGAATGATACTCGGATATTTCTTGCTG
Proteins encoded in this region:
- the LOC128652389 gene encoding olfactory receptor class A-like protein 1 gives rise to the protein MEIRLLLKALGFILLVVIGIPGNVFILLKFAYIKIIERKLLPANVILMVLASSNVLVIFSRVIPQALDAIGVENLLDDTECKLVLFTYRVSRAMSICITSYLSCHQCVLIAPVTRNWIYIKEKLTRSVSFIITLILCMNLSLYTSALLYGKARMNSTTSPYVLRLVYCNADFLTYISFLINGLVSVVREIIFLVLMTVSSSYMIFILHRHGKSMKGMRSSDKSQTKTIEYKASRAVLLLVALYVLLYGMDNSMWIYTLSLSSVSPEMNDTRIFLAASYSALSPMVIIATNPKLHQRSPWKKKLIQIEKRHFVNSVSQDISDYTSG